CCTACCCTCGGCAGCATGCTCTGGAGACACAGCTGAGTGAGTTCAACCTGACAGCGATAGAGGCCATGTTAGGGTCCTACACCAAAGTGCTGTTTGTCAGGGACCCTTTCCAAAGGCTGATCTCCACATTCATGCAAGGCATGGGCAGCAGCCCATCCTTCAGCAGCTTTGTCCAGGACGTTTTAGACAGCGGACAGCACAAAGCCAGCGTGACTTCAAAACCGCTTGTCAGCCTCTGCCGGCCCTGTCTCGTCCAGTATGACTACGTGGTGATGTTTGGCTTCctcaggcaggagctgggtcATCTGCTGCGGCGGACCGGGCTGCCTGTGGACAGCCTCCTCCCCGAGTTCACCGACACCCAAGTGCGGCTGACCTACAGCTGGTTATCGGAGCAGATGTTCAGTGAGCTGTCTCTccaacagaagcagcaactgTCTCATTTCTACCGCTGGGACCTTTCTGCTTTCCCATTTTCTAGCAGTTTTCTGTCAGACCTCCTCACCACCTCAGAGACCTGGTAGGAATACCCCAGCTGGAGGGACTGTTTCAGAGAGCATTAAACCAAATGCAAATGCTTCAAGATACCAGCTGGGTCATACACAGACCCTCGCTCTAC
This region of Nyctibius grandis isolate bNycGra1 chromosome 1, bNycGra1.pri, whole genome shotgun sequence genomic DNA includes:
- the LOC137668661 gene encoding carbohydrate sulfotransferase 8-like yields the protein MRFLPRLVVAAALGIATFLSWRLLLWSPATGQGGDLSPKAEEGFTLTLDTFLHVQQLRKKRLRAFCSRAGKVTTLPKSWEERARLLSSLRVSTKLDLLYCQVPSTGVEEWQQLLEKLEEKENMTLPVLVPYPRQHALETQLSEFNLTAIEAMLGSYTKVLFVRDPFQRLISTFMQGMGSSPSFSSFVQDVLDSGQHKASVTSKPLVSLCRPCLVQYDYVVMFGFLRQELGHLLRRTGLPVDSLLPEFTDTQVRLTYSWLSEQMFSELSLQQKQQLSHFYRWDLSAFPFSSSFLSDLLTTSETW